ATGGCATTTAGATTTGTCACTGATGTGTAGACTCAGTGGGGTAAATACTTTAATAATAGCAAAAAGACAGCCCTGAGCCTCAAGCTTTTGTACAGACAGTTGTTAAAAAATGTAATGAAACAGTTTGTTAATCTTTTTGGAAAATCTACTAAATTATTCTCTTTTTACACCAATTTGTGCTGACTGATTATATATTTAGTAGTCAAAATTCACCTGATGGTGTTGAAATCTTTCTCTCTGCTCATTCTCAGCAGCTTTTCTCGATCCTTTGCCCTCTGTTGATGTCAAAGTGTTCCTGTTATCATCTAAAGTGACTATTTCATAGTAGCTACACAGAAAGCATTTTTTTTCGTATTTCATTAAAAATATTAGCTGGTTATATGTTTGTAACTGTCTTAAAATAAGAATGTGTGTAAAGTGATGCTTTTTATAAACTCATTCAGGAAAAATGGCAGAGGCGGTTGCAAAAGTGGCCCGAAGGATTAATGAGACAGTAGAAGATGGCAAAGATAATCTAGGTAAGTTATCTAAAAAATAATTAGGTTTTATTTCTGCATTCATTgcaattttttacattttagagCATGAGTGTACACCTCTGATTTTGTTGTGGACGCTGTTTCAAAGTTTACCAGCAGATGGTGATGCTGGCCTAAATTCTGAATGCCTCAGAAATCCTGACCATTGTAGTTTTTagaatgtgtgtatttgttgtgtTACACCCTGATCTCTTATTCCTCTGGTTTGCAGATCTGTCAAACTGCCAGCTCATGTCTTTCCCAGATGGTGTGTTCAAGGTCCTGAGATCTGTTTCAGAAAATATCCATGTTATCACATTAGCTGATAATGCCATGAAGGCCATTTCTAGCAAGTTCTTCTCGACTTTTACCCAACTCAGAGGTAGGAAAGTCTCTTCCCGTCACAGAAGAGACTGTCTTGTTTTCTTTGCATGCAGCTCACACCATGAATGTTGACAGAAGGTCTTCCTGCTGTGACTTGATTTTCTCTTGTTTTAAAATACCTTGCAGAGCTTGATCTGCGAGGAAATGTTCTCACCAAACTGCCCGATGTTGTGGGGGAAATGGAGCACTTGACCTGCATCAACCTAGCTGATAACAGCTTCTCTGTCTTCCCCGACAAGCTTACTGAAATAGCCTCGCTGGAGAAGATCGATCTAGAGGGAAATAGCATCACTGGTGGGTCACATTTATGAATCCGGTGTGGATGTAAAAACTCTTATCAGCCACCTGCAATCAAAGATTTTCTTTGAGATCATACAGTTTTCCTATTTCGGTTTCCCACCAGAAATACCTTTGGAGAAGTTGTCCGCCATGCCGTCTCTGAAGTGGCTCAACATCAAGTCAAATCCTTTAAACTCCAACACTCAGTCTGCTCTGAATTCTCCCCACAAATTTGATATTTTGTCAACAACTGAGTCCTAAATAATATTTTGTGAATCTGACACCAACTACAGCCTGAATGCTAGGTGCCTTTACCCTTATGGAACTCAGATAGGTAATAAAATACCTGAAACTGTTGTTCATGTGGAACTTTTGATTCTGCTGGAGATCACATGCTGTTGCTTCTACTCATGGGGAGGAAATCTATCATTCCCGACCTACGATCGGACCTTTTCAGCTCCCAAATTTGTTATTTAATTGCTAATTTATTACTTTTTGTAGCAAACAGAATTAAAGTTCTGAAAAtcacaaatgtgtgttttgttgtttgtaCTACTGCGGACTGTCGCGCCTTTATGGCTaatatttattttctctctaTTGTTCTGGAAACTTTATGAAAAATAAATACCATCATGAAATATTGAATATAAAAAGCTAGATGTTGACAAATAGTGGCAAAACACAACACATCCAAATCCACAGCCCAAAACCGTGACAAATGAAGTGTGAgtagtaacagctagcatttcaaccattcaaattaaacacaaatgCACGGTACAGCAAGTTGCACTAAAAATGGCAGAGTACATGACATATGAAGTAGGTGTCTTTTGTGGCTGCTGGGCCATGACCTTGTGCCTTGCAGCTGTGACGGTGGTGCTTTGTCATATATAATGTCTAAATTAGACCCCATAATTCctttgaatcagaatcagaaggttttattgccatatgtgtgagaaatcacaatATTAGGACATTGCTGCAGTAtttggtgcaaaaagaaagataaaaataagagataagcaaatatagggagtaggaatataatcatgataaaatattaatataaagtggcaataattagagaaacggCTGCTATATAAAAGACAGTGTAGGTACTaatcagagcggatcagttcaggtacaaacacaacacagatgACTGAAATCAAGTGACTGGAGTGGACAGTCCTAGGATTATcgttcatgagtccaacagcagagggaagaaactgttcttgtggcgagaagttctgtccgaatggatctgtgcctcctgccagatggaagcgagtcaaaaagactgtccagggtgacacgggtcagctgtTATCCAACCTTGTGTTATATTTAGAACTTTTATTTGTCAACATGATTATTGAGATCACAAAGAAAAACTTAGGATCATTATTGAGTAACTTTCATGACTTTTCAcgcaaaatgctagctgttaccattcacttacattgtttatattAAGCTAACAAATACAACCAGATTACCTGGGCTGGTTACTAAATGCATTttcccatctatctatctatctatctatctatctatctatctatctatctatctatctatctatctatctatctatctatctatctatctatctatctatctatctatctatctatctatctatctatctatctatctatctatctatctatctatctatctatctatctatctatctatctatctatctatctatctatctatctatctatctatctatctatctatctatctatctatctatctatctatctatctatctatctatctatctatctatctatctatctatctatctatctatctatctatctatctatctatctatctatcatctatctatctatctatctatctatctatctatctatctatctatctatctatctatctagtttTACCCGTTTAACTCAAGCCATTAATCATGCCACCTTCTCAAGATCCTACAAAGTATTTTTAAAGCATAACATTTCAAAAATAGGTCCCTAATTCTGCTATTACGGTGTAGTGGTTAAACCATAAGAAGTCACCATGGTTACAGCAGCTAATTCTGCAGCGTAAATTGGATTACAGCTAAAACCAGTCACTTCCATCTGTTTGTTTCTGAAAAGGAGCCCTCAAGAGTCGCGGCTGAGAATCAGGGCAGCGGAAAACAAATCTGTAGAAATGAAGGTGGAACGTGTTTGCATTTGTGTAGCAGAATGCATGTGACAGCTAAAGGCGTGGAGAGGTGGTGAGAAGGCAGGATTCGCTGCTGATTACTATTCACAGCTCTGCCTCTCACAGAGGAGTGACAGACATTGGATGTGAAATGAAAACAGGAACATGCAACTAGATTTTGTTTTCTTAGCAGTGCGCATGCCTGCTCCTTTACCTTGGTGATTCCGTCTGAGCGTCTGAACCTCTTAGAACAGCTGATTTAGAGAACAGATCGCAGTGGGACGGATCCAAACCAACATGAGCTTTACCGTGGAAGAGCGGGGCAGACCCAACACCCAGGACTACAGGGTGTTTTTCAGTAAGCACACCTTTTTCAGTCAAATTTACCTTGTTGGAGCAAAATAACCTTTTTGGTAATTGTTTATTAACTTAAACTGCAATTTATGAACACTAATTGAACTTTGTTCTTAGAAAACTCAGAAGGCAAATACATCTCTCCCTTTCATGACATTCCCATCTATGCAAATGAAGCACAGGTGAGCAAAAACATGACTTTACCAAACAGGGTTGCACCTAAAGTGTGCAAAACATGCACTTATTAACATCATTAGAGCATTGATggtgtcattattattatcattatttccTATGTTTGCTGAAGTTTATGGAGAATGTTTGATGACCTATAACTTTGGTCATAGTCACATTTCTTTTTACATGCAGTAATGTCCATCCACCCTGAATAATCTTCATTTTAAACTGAACCCTGCAGTAAATAACCATATTGAGCCAGTATAGGGACTAAAAGCTCATTTTCACCCAGTtcaagaaaatatgataaaaaagttttcattaaaatgaaaatatttttcaCTTTTCCATTTCTTGTGCTATTGTGGTAATATCCTACGTGATTCTTTTATAATTTTAATTTTGCAACATGTTAACATCAATATAGACCTGAAAAGTAACAATTATAATATAAATTATAGTCATTGGTGTACACATGTTCCTTCTCAGTGAGTTTATGATTGCGTGGTggatttttcaaaataaatgtaccAATTTAAAACAAGAGACATTGTCTGATTTTTGCTTCAGAGTAACAAGTGTGCCTGCATCCTTTTGCAGGACATTTTTCATGCTGTTGTGGAAGTTCCAAGATGGACAAATGCAAAGATGgaggttttgttttatttttatcttgtatAGTTTATGTTTACCCTAGACAAATATCTTGATGCTTGCTGAGAAAAAggcatattgtgtgtgtgtgtgtgtgtgtgtgtgtgtgtgtgtgtgtgacccaaaCACCTGATAAATAATTAGATGAATTTTGATTGACAATCCAAATGTGATCTATAGTTGAATTTtaaccaattcaagatggctgacaCAGCTAACGCGTCGCTATTAGCACacacaaaaatggctattttaatGAAGCTGATCTGTTTGGTGAGATTGTTGCTGATAATCATTgtatcacacacactcacaaacatacacatgcatgcacgcacgcacacacgtgcataCAAATGCACACATTTCTCATTAACAACTGAATTGATCTTAAAGAAACTCAGAGAGAAATCATTGGATACAGATAGTGTAGCCTAACTCCCGTGTTCATTAAACAAGAGGTGGGGGACACACTGGACAGGTCACGGACACATAGAAATAAACGAGACATGCAACCGCTTACACCTAGGGACAGATTTAGAGTCACAAATTAAAATAACATGCATGTATTTGATCTGTGGAAGAAAACCAGAGTCAGGGAACCTCCAtagatgctaactccatgcagaaacgcCACAGCCTGTGACCTTTTTTCTGAGGGGCAGCAGTGCTACAACTGCACTACCATGAAACATTACTGAGTAGCATTTTCAGTAGATCTTCTGATAATGTGTGGTTGTGCATAATTCTCAAGGAATTCTAGacttttaatgtatttttattttatttttttgcaaccAGTCACTCAATCTTTCCTTTTTCTGTCCTTGTGCTTCTCAGATTGCCACTAAAGACCCTCTCAATCCTTTAAAACAAGACGTGAAGAAGGGGAATCTCCGCTATGTAGCTAATGTGTTTCCCCACAAAGGCTACATCTGGAACTATGGAGCCATTCCTCAGGCAGGTCATGCTTAGACTACATGAATTCATACTGCTACAAATCAGTTTACCATGTGTTAATGCTTTTGACAGACATGGGAAGATCCCAACCACAAGGACAGTGACACAGGATGCTGTGGAGACAACGATCCAATAGACATATGTGATATAGGAAACAAAGTAAGTACGGGCTTGTTTACATTTGTCTGCTGAAAACCTTTTCCTAGGAAGGTGAATGTTGATTTCAGGTGTGCTCTCGTGGAGACGTAATCAAGGTGAAGGTGTTGGGAACTCTGGCTTTGATTGATGAGGGGGAAACAGACTGGAAGGTCATTGTGATCAACACAGAGGACCCAGAAGCTGCCAGTTTCAACAGTAGGACAAACCTTCTGTTCACTTGTGCTGATGGAAGACAAAATGACAACGGTGGCTTTGTTATGCTGTTGGTTTGTTGCAGACATCGACGATGTGAGGCAGCTGAAGCCAGGATATCTGGAGGCGACCGTTGATTGGTTCAAACGATACAAAGTTCCTGATGGGAAACCTGAAAACCAGTTTGCTTTTAACGGAGAGTTTAAAAACAGGGTGCACGATTTTAGATTTGATCGTGTCTCGTGTTGTTGAAAGGGTtgctttatttttgtattttagtcATAAAATACGTTGTTCTGTTTTCCAGGATTTTGCCATAAAAACAGTGAAAAGTACACATGAGTTTTGGAAATCACTGATGTCTATGAAGACCAATGCTGGAGAGTTAAATTGGTGAGTTGCTCACAGTCAGATTTAACTTAGAGTTACTTAATACATAAGGCACTGTAGATGAATGATGTTGTTGGTTTCTTTCTGCTTTTAATCAGCATGAACACCACTGTGTCTGATAGTCCGttctgctgttctgccacagatGCAGACACTGTGGTTGAGTCTGTAagtttaaaagtgcaaaacatcaaACATTAGCGCTATGTTATGTAATGTAATGCATTAACACTGAAAAAGGCAATTTTCAGGTAGAACAGTACATTTTTCTGTTACTTTTATAGGCCTGTGCTTTTGGACCAGAAGATCCCGTTCCAAGCTCAGGTGTGTGctatttatttaaagagcaagtcaccccctaccagagtactactccactcccacttcctgtttgaaaaatgcaacaaatgctgttgcctagcagattgagagggcggagccgccaacaaatacacacacacacacacacacaggctcacaacgacactgTGACATCCCCCTGCTTGCACTCTATTGATGTTGCTTATAATAGTCTCTGTCGTTTTGTTCTTCGTTGTCCATTTAGGACACATCGAAGTGTGATGTATCGACAGTTGTCCACACACAGTTGATTTTTGCTCTGCTGTCTTGCTCTTAATTTTTGCTCTTTTAGTTGTAAAGGAGGACCCACTTGAaaacgagatgtttcatctcaagtggttattcCTCCGTATAAAATTAtgattaaataaatatggtaccagctaacgttctgggatacctcttagccaatagcgatggcagatttaaattcaaatgcagtgcagagtttttacctgacaacggcacaacactgacagttttaggcagaaattttaaatttgaactaaaatgcactaaaatgcaaaactattgatgacacgtgtctgcagcacgattagacacgcatttatttagtttatcagaaaaaagttgagttgggggtgacttgctcttttaagtgttcaaacaaatttatttatttcaagaATATTTCCAAATGCTCAACTAATATGATtccttgtttgttttatttcagtTGACAAGTGGTTCTACTATGAAAACTAATAATCTTCGACGTTACCAGAAGCTTGAAAGGATTTCTTCAATGTGTGACGATGTTATAAACGTCTATACTCACACATGACTTGTTTATGCTGCTGCTCATTCAGCAAAATTCAGACCATGTAGAAGTACTACCATTCTTTTTATTGTGTCTTGCTGTAAAACAGTCACAAGCATGTGTTCAGAAATTAATTTAAACCATTTTCAATCACATTGTATTTGCATGATTTTAAACAATAACAACTATAGTTTGACTTTTACAGTTTGGTTGTTATGTGTGTTTACACCTTTAACATGGATACAACACAGACAAAAATAATTATAAACAGTACTGTTCATATTTTCACTGTGCAGTTTAACAAATTATTCATTATTTCAATAAATGGTTTATTGGGGTGTTGTAAAATGTAATAACATTAAATGTGgtggattaaaaaaaatgttgaaaTCATCTGTGTATTTCAATTTAACTGTAAGCTCCAACAGCATGTTTTGCAGATTTAGCTGGGAACGATTGTATTTGTATGTTTTTGTTCAAGAAGGAGAATATAAGTTGAATTCCAACCCGATAACACACAGTCTGCTATAACTGCACAGGATAATAAACAAAAACGTTTGGTGGAATAATTGATATAATGCATAAATATTGAATAATAGAGAAAACTGAAACGGTACTTCACTATTAAAGTTACACTAAGGGGGGCGCTGTAAGCGTCTGACTGAATGTCTCGTGCCAAATACAAACAACACGAAGAAGAAGATAGAGCTCTCTGATTGACGGTTTCCAAGGAAACCACCGACTCTAACGAG
This Nothobranchius furzeri strain GRZ-AD chromosome 16, NfurGRZ-RIMD1, whole genome shotgun sequence DNA region includes the following protein-coding sequences:
- the lrrc20 gene encoding leucine-rich repeat-containing protein 20, producing MAEAVAKVARRINETVEDGKDNLDLSNCQLMSFPDGVFKVLRSVSENIHVITLADNAMKAISSKFFSTFTQLRELDLRGNVLTKLPDVVGEMEHLTCINLADNSFSVFPDKLTEIASLEKIDLEGNSITEIPLEKLSAMPSLKWLNIKSNPLNSNTQSALNSPHKFDILSTTES
- the ppa1a gene encoding inorganic pyrophosphatase 2, mitochondrial; amino-acid sequence: MSFTVEERGRPNTQDYRVFFKNSEGKYISPFHDIPIYANEAQDIFHAVVEVPRWTNAKMEIATKDPLNPLKQDVKKGNLRYVANVFPHKGYIWNYGAIPQTWEDPNHKDSDTGCCGDNDPIDICDIGNKVCSRGDVIKVKVLGTLALIDEGETDWKVIVINTEDPEAASFNNIDDVRQLKPGYLEATVDWFKRYKVPDGKPENQFAFNGEFKNRDFAIKTVKSTHEFWKSLMSMKTNAGELNCMNTTVSDSPFCCSATDADTVVESACAFGPEDPVPSSVDKWFYYEN